GAAGTCCGATGACCTGATAATAGTAAAATTCCCCTTCATGCGCTGGCGGTAAGACAGACTCGTCCACTGCCAGGACCTGGTCACGCAGGCATTCTGCTTGTTCTAGTGAGTCTATCGTCGCAAATTTTAACAGCACGAAAGGCCGGTGCGGGCGTAGGCTCACAACCCGGTATGGCTGTGCTGCACCATCTTTCTCCTGAAGAAAGACCGTTAGTCCCTTGACCACAGTCTGACAGGGGAAAGTGTAGGGAAGAAAGCGAACCTCCCCACGTACGCCATGAGTGTTCACCACCCGACCCAACGGGATTAACCGCGCTGAGTCAGTAAGGTTACTTTTCTTCGACGATTTCGAGGACAACTTTACGATTGGTTCGTGAGGCAACCGCATTCAACAACGTGCGAATCGATTTGGCGGTACGCCCCTGTTTTCCAATAATCCGGCCAAGGTCATCTTTCGCCACCCTGAGTTCGAGAATCGCAGCGGTTTCGCCTTGAATCTCCTTCACCTCAACCTCATCAGGATGGTTTACCAGGGCTTTGGCCAAGTATATGACAAGTTCTTTCATTGCATTCCCCCCCCCACCAGCTTCGAGGTTAGGCAGCTGTTGCTTGCGACACTTTCTTAATGAGTCGAGCAACAGTGTCAGTTGGTTGCGCTCCATTCTGTAGCCACTTCTCGAGCTTTTCCTTCTTAATTTGCACCCCCGCCGGATTCTGCATCGGATCGTAGGTACCAATGAGTTCAATGTACCGTCCATCGCGTGGCGAACGAGCATCGGCCACTACGATACGATAAAAAGGCTTCTTCTTTGCTCCATGACGGGCCAATCGAATTTTTACCATCCTGCCGTTATCCATTCTCCCAAATAGAGACTAGAACCACTTGCCCAATTTTCCTTTTGCTCCCATTTGGGTAAATTTTCTCATCATTTTTTTGGCGTCAAGATATTGCTTGAGGAAACGATTGACGTCATTCACAGACGTTCCACTTCCATTCGCTATCCGTCGCCGGCGACCACCGTTGAGGATTTCTGGTTTCTGCCGCTCCTCTCGCGTCATTGAACTGATGATCGCCTCGATCCGCTTAAATTCCTTCTCTGCAGCATTCATATCTGCTCCCTGCATGAGTTTCTTCCCACCAGGAAGCATTGCCACAAGATCAGTCATGGACCCCATTTTCTTCAACATGCGTAACTGATCTTGAAAATCCTCTAACGTGAACTGATTCTTCCGCAGCTTCTTTTCCAGCGCCTCAGCTTGCTTCTGATCATAGAGTTTCTCAGCCTTCTCAATGAGTGACAACATGTCACCCATGCCGAGAATACGAGAAGCAGCTCGGTCTGGATAGAACGCCTCTAACGCATCAAGTTTCTCACCGACTCCGACAAACAGGATCGGTTTCCCAGTCACAGAGCGGAGCGAGAGTGCGGCACCACCACGCGCATCTCCCTCTACCTTGGTAAGGATAACGCCGTCAAGGGCTATCCGTGCATGAAAGCCGCTCGCAACATTTACCGCCTCTTGGCCAGTCATGGCGTCGGCGACCAAAAGGACCTGGTGAGGATCGACTGTGGACCGCATCCGTTCCAGTTCAGTCATCAACTCGTCATCGATTTGCAACCGGCCAGCCGTATCGATAATCACCACATCACACGCTTGGCGGCGGGCAGCTTCAACCCCAGCTTTGGCAATAGCAACAGGATCACCAGCAGAACCATCCTGCGGCGTAGGGTGCACAGGGATACCGATATCTTTGGCGATAATCTGCAACTGATCGATTGCCGCAGGGCGATACGTATCTGCCGGCACCAGATACGGTGACCGTTTCAACTCGGTTTTCAAATAACGAGCGAGCTTGCCTGAGGTTGTCGTCTTGCCAGAACCATTCAGCCCAACCAACATGAGAACTACGGGGGGTGCCGCAGACAAGTTCAACTCTGTTCGCTCTCCCCCTAACAGAGCGACGAGTTCGCTATGAACGATCTTGATAAAGTGCTGTTCAGGGGTGAGGCTTGCCAGTACTTCCTGTCCGAGGGCTTGCCCTTTGACTCGGTCGATGAAGTCTTTAACAACCTCGAAGTTAACATCAGCTTCGAGCAGCGCCAGGCGCACTTCGCGCAAGGCGTCCTCGATATTTTTTTCTGTGATCTTGCCGTGGCCGCGTAGGCGACGGAACACAGACTCAAGCTTTTCGCCAAGAGATTCGAACATACTGCCGACTTAGCATTTAATACAGGGTTTGTAGGTCCTCCCCAAATATAGAATGCATCAGCGAAAGTCAATCAATTCCTTTGATTCTTCTTAAGATTGCGCATTTTCGTATATTATGCAGTCAGAGATTCCCCTTGTTTCTCTTCTCAATAGGATAATGAGAGTTACTTTTTTGACAGTAGATGAGAGAGAAGGCACCTCCCTTTCTTGCACGGAGAAAAGAAAAAGGGTACCTGTGAGTTTACTTATGTCTAAACAGAGACAATTTCTCATTGGAATCGCACTCATTGTTGGAGCGGTCGGGTACCTGATGTACACGAGTATCCGCGAGACCAGTTTGTACTACCTGACCATTGAAGAATTCACCACGAAAAAGGCGACGTTAACCAATGAAGGGGTTCGCGTTGCTGGACGAGTGGGAACAGGATCAATGAATTGGGATCCGAAGGATTTACGCTTGCAGTTCCTCCTCGGCTCCTTCAAGGAAGGTGAACCTGCTCAGGCCGTACCGGTTCACTATCAGGGTATATTACCGGACATGTTCGCCGAAGGACGCGATGTGATCGTTGAAGGTCGCTACAGTCATGAAAACATCCTTGAAGCCAAGACCATCATGACGAGTTGCCCATCAAAGTATGAAGCAGAGAAAGCAGGAGATAGGGCTCAGGAGTCGGGGGCGGGTGAAAAGAAAGCGGTTAACTAGTAGGAGTCGACGCCCCTTCGTCATTGCTCGCGTAGTGGCTTTCTCGGAGAACTTCTTTGTTTTGACTTCAGACCCTGGACGCCGGACTCTGGACTCACTATGACACACCTTGGAACTTTAGCACTCGCACTGGCCTTTGTTCTTGCTACTTATTCGATCTGTATGAGCGTGTGGGGAGCGATCTCGCGACGAGAAATGTGGATCGCAAGCGCTACCAATGCAGCCCATGCTGTATTTGGTTGCGTGGTGATCGCAGT
The genomic region above belongs to Deltaproteobacteria bacterium and contains:
- a CDS encoding signal recognition particle protein — protein: MFESLGEKLESVFRRLRGHGKITEKNIEDALREVRLALLEADVNFEVVKDFIDRVKGQALGQEVLASLTPEQHFIKIVHSELVALLGGERTELNLSAAPPVVLMLVGLNGSGKTTTSGKLARYLKTELKRSPYLVPADTYRPAAIDQLQIIAKDIGIPVHPTPQDGSAGDPVAIAKAGVEAARRQACDVVIIDTAGRLQIDDELMTELERMRSTVDPHQVLLVADAMTGQEAVNVASGFHARIALDGVILTKVEGDARGGAALSLRSVTGKPILFVGVGEKLDALEAFYPDRAASRILGMGDMLSLIEKAEKLYDQKQAEALEKKLRKNQFTLEDFQDQLRMLKKMGSMTDLVAMLPGGKKLMQGADMNAAEKEFKRIEAIISSMTREERQKPEILNGGRRRRIANGSGTSVNDVNRFLKQYLDAKKMMRKFTQMGAKGKLGKWF
- the rimM gene encoding 16S rRNA processing protein RimM; protein product: MRLPHEPIVKLSSKSSKKSNLTDSARLIPLGRVVNTHGVRGEVRFLPYTFPCQTVVKGLTVFLQEKDGAAQPYRVVSLRPHRPFVLLKFATIDSLEQAECLRDQVLAVDESVLPPAHEGEFYYYQVIGLPVRTTAGREIGVISQVFFSGGHDIWVVQAGEKEYLIPVTEEIVRLLDIPGKQIVIEPMAGLLD
- a CDS encoding KH domain-containing protein, translated to MKELVIYLAKALVNHPDEVEVKEIQGETAAILELRVAKDDLGRIIGKQGRTAKSIRTLLNAVASRTNRKVVLEIVEEK
- the rpsP gene encoding 30S ribosomal protein S16, whose protein sequence is MVKIRLARHGAKKKPFYRIVVADARSPRDGRYIELIGTYDPMQNPAGVQIKKEKLEKWLQNGAQPTDTVARLIKKVSQATAA
- a CDS encoding cytochrome c maturation protein CcmE: MQSEIPLVSLLNRIMRVTFLTVDEREGTSLSCTEKRKRVPVSLLMSKQRQFLIGIALIVGAVGYLMYTSIRETSLYYLTIEEFTTKKATLTNEGVRVAGRVGTGSMNWDPKDLRLQFLLGSFKEGEPAQAVPVHYQGILPDMFAEGRDVIVEGRYSHENILEAKTIMTSCPSKYEAEKAGDRAQESGAGEKKAVN